The sequence CAGCTGAGGCACCGTAGGAGTTAGCCGCCTGCCCTGGGCAGTCTCTGGAGAAGTGCCCAGGCTGATTGCATTTGAAGCACAGGCCACCTGCGCCGGCGTTGCCACCAGCTGAGGCGTCATAGGAGTTAGCCGCCTGCCCTGGGCAGTCTCTGGAGAAGTGCCCAGGCTGATTGCATTTGTAGCACAGACCCGAGTTGGCATTGGCGTTGGCGGCTGGAGACCTGTAGGAGGTAGCCTCCTGCTGTGGACAGTCTCTGGAGAAGTGCCCGGGCTGGTTGCATTTGAAGCACAGACCCGAGCCGGCATCACCAGGTGAAGAGCCATAGGAACTAGCCGCGTAGCCGCTTGCTGCTGGTTGCTGCATATCCATGGCCACTGCAGGGCAGTTCTGCACACTATGCCCAGTGGACCCACAAACACTGCAGTTCTGTGAATATCGTGTCGCTGATGGTGTGGCAGGCACCATGCTAGATGAGCTCGTTCGCTGCCCAAACTGATTTGGGCCACTCATATTCGTGCTGTAGGTACCAGTGTTGGAGGTGAAACCAGTGTTGACAGCAGCAGCACCACTCACCCCAGGGGTTGGACCTAAGCCATCGTCCACCAAAAGGCTATCAATTGGTCCCAGTAGAAAGCGAGACTCTTTCGACGTGTCCTCCAATTTCTGAGCATTAACAATGTAGCATTTCACCCGAGGTTCATCATTAAACACTTCTTCCTTGACTTTCAGCTTGAAAAGGAATAGCTCAAAACGGACCTTCTGTATGATGTCTGCGAATTTCTCATCATCTTGGTCTTCATGCTTTATACTGTACAGATCTTGTGCTGGGAGGCCAATTATATCCTTGCCAGCGTCATGGAATGCAGTTGCATAGCTGGTCCCGGTATAATCCTGGATTTGACACTGGAGCATGTACCTATACTCGCAATTTGGAGTGCTCTGCTCACATTTGTCACATTGCCACATACCATCGCCATTATTCGTCACCTTTTTGTTGCAGCGTGTACCATTAACCTCCGTGGTGCAAGCTGGGTAACAGAAGTTGTCAGTGCTGATGTGTGAAATTGCACCCTTGACAGTGATCCAATCAGGCTTCTCTGATCTCCCCAAGTTTTCAGCCTTGATCTGCTCAACAGTTTTTCggtcatcagtccggcccatgcctGACCCTCCCATAGATAAAGAAGTGCAAGCAGCGTTTTTCCCTTCAGTTATGTACCACTGCCTCAGACTTTCGGCAGCAGGGAAGTCTGGATTTATTTTTAAGAAGCTTGAGCCAATTGTGCTTACATTTCTGCCCTTGAATTCACCAACACGGACAGATCTCAGGGCAAGCACAGGATTTGAACCAGAATCACACAGCGACTGCAGCTGCTGTCCTTCAGCATTACAGAAGCCACCCCAAAAGGTTATTTCCACACTGCAACCAGACATGTCCCTCAGTTGAAGGACTCTTTTCTGGGTTTCCACACCATCCTTCCGTGTAAATGGAGAAGAAGGGCTAACTGACGTAACAACCCCAAGCAAATCCACCATGGTGTCTTTATCCATGTTAGCTATTTCGCTGATCTGTCGGAAATCAAACTGCTGCCTAGGGATGCTGCTATCATCATCAGAACAAACTTCTATAGTTGTTGCAGCATCCAGAGAGACTTCGTAGTCATTGTTCAAATGGTTAAACTGTTTATTTGCGGGCTTCAGTGACCCTCTAGATATCAAGTACACTTTATCAACCTCAATCAGGTCATAGAACTGATCCAACTGTGTATTA is a genomic window of Triticum aestivum cultivar Chinese Spring unplaced genomic scaffold, IWGSC CS RefSeq v2.1 scaffold202359, whole genome shotgun sequence containing:
- the LOC123172141 gene encoding replication protein A 70 kDa DNA-binding subunit C (The sequence of the model RefSeq protein was modified relative to this genomic sequence to represent the inferred CDS: added 290 bases not found in genome assembly), encoding MEGPPRLTAGAVREIWELPDGPGTIQPVLQVADLRAVTTKNPVGHQSERYRMLLSDGVHSQQSMLSTNHNHLVKTGALRQGSIVHLQDITCNTIQNRRIIIVVELDVLLSECDLIGKPRIYEKSLSAGQVPNLPASAAQANSGNHTNGPGMLGNCVAPRVEQSTNNQSYGGPYNGVHSPADPSIGRTLQPGPNNVSSGGSYGTMPAQNTMNGGNMAQPNSQRPYNGVHSPVGPSIGRTVQPGPNNVSPGGPYGAMSAQNTMNGNMVQPNSQRPLLNSHQNQRFAIPGTGGGISPPGNVYGRPAQPSYQQPPPAYTNNGPAAKNGAALRTVPISALNPYQRTWTIKARVSAKSQVKHYNNARGPGKLFNFDLRDAHGGEIRAVCFNTQLDQFYDLIEVDKVYLISRGSLKPANKQFNHLNNDYEVSLDAATTIEVCSDDDSSIPRQQFDFRQISEIANMDKDTMVDLLGVVTSVSPSSPFTRKDGVETQKRVLQLRDMSGCSVEITFWGGFCNAEGQQLQSLCDSGSNPVLALRSVRVGEFKGRNVSTIGSSFLKINPDFPAAESLRQWYITEGKNAACTSLSMGGSGMGRTDDRKTVEQIKAENLGRSEKPDWITVKGAISHISTDNFCYPACTTEVNGTRCNKKVTNNGDGMWQCDKCEQSTPNCEYRYMLQCQIQDYTGTSYATAFHDAGKDIIGLPAQDLYSIKHEDQDDEKFADIIQKVRFELFLFKLKVKEEVFNDEPRVKCYIVNAQKLEDTSKESRFLLGPIDSLLVDDGLGPTPGVSGAAAVNTGFTSNTGTYSTNMSGPNQFGQRTSSSSMVPATPSATRYSQNCSVCGSTGHSVQNCPAVAMDMQQPAASGYAASSYGSSPGDAGSGLCFKCNQPGHFSRDCPQQEATSYRSPAANANANSGLCYKCNQPGHFSRDCPGQAANSYDASAGGNAGAGGLCFKCNQPGHFSRDCPGQAANSYGASAGGNAGATGLCYKCNQPGHFARDCQGQAAAPQRQAYGNGAASGGYNRQSYVGSF